In the genome of Lathyrus oleraceus cultivar Zhongwan6 chromosome 4, CAAS_Psat_ZW6_1.0, whole genome shotgun sequence, the window ATAAAACATGGAAATTTTGGGTTTGTGGCATTTGTACTGAGATATTTTCCAATCAGGAAGGTCATAGGCAGCATGTTATGCAGGCACACCTTCAGACTCTCTCACCCAAAATGCAGAGAATATTGCCTCAACATGTTGACAATGAATGGCTTGAGATGATTCTTAATTGTTCCTGGAAGCCTTTGGATGTCTCAGCTGCAGTTAAAATGCTTATCTATAAAGCAAATCTCAAAGGTTCATCTCTTCCAGAGGATTATCTTGCTGAGGGCTACAATGATTGTTTTAAAGATTCAACCAGCTCATACCATGAAAAGGAAAGTTTAGGGTACAGTTTTGATAATTGTACAACAGAAAGAAGCAAGTATTATAAAATTGCTGAAAGTAATGCCAGAGAAGGCATCGAAGACCAACAGTATGTGGCAAATCCTGTTACTTATAGTTGGCCAGTATCCGATGACAAGGAGTGCGCAAAACTTCTAGAGAAAATCCATGGAGTGTTTGAAATACTTATTAGACACAAATGTATTGCTGCCAGTCATCTTCACAAGGTCATACAATTTAGTATGGGTGAGCTCCAAGGTCTTGCTGCTGGTTCTGAACTTCTAAAACATGATGTAGACCACACACCAATGTGCATATGCTTTCTGGGTGCTTCACAACTTAAGAAAATTCTCCAATTTCTGCAGGAAATGTCTCATGCTTGTGGGTTGGGTAGATATGCTGATAAAAGTAGTAGTCCCAAGAATGATTTGCATGATATCAGCCAAGGTCCTGAGATCCGAGAGAAAATTGTTCTCAATGGAGATGCATCATGCCTTCTCCTGGACGAGTCTCTACTGCTAACACAATTCACTCCTGGTACAGCCCAGGAGTCTGTCTTTGAGGACATGGTCACCCCAAGTTCTCCTGATGGAATTTCAGACAGTAGCGGTGCTTTTCTGTCCTGGCTATATTCAAGTCGGTCTATTGGGGATCAATTGTCTACATGGATTCGGACCAAAGAAGATAAAATATGCCAAGGACAAGAAATGGTCCGGACACTTGACAAGGAGTTTTATCAATTGCATAGTTTGTGTCAAAAGAAGTGTGACCGTTTAGCTTATGAGGAAGCACTACAGACAATTGAGGATCTTTGTCTTGAAGAAGGTAAGAAGAGGGGGGATGTGGGCGAATTTGTGCAGCGAAGCTATGAGTCTGTCTTAAAAAGGCGGAGGGAAGAGATTGCTGAGAGTGAAAATGAAATGGCGTATACTGGCAATAGGTTTGAGATAGAATGTATATCAAATGTTTTGCAAGAAGCAGAAGCGATGAATGTTAATAATCAATATTGCTGTGATGAAACTTATCCTGGCGTGACTTCTCAGATATGTGACTTGGAATCCGGTGAAAATGATGAATGGAGAATGAAGGACTGCTTGCATCAAATGGATGGTTGTGTAGAAATTGCTATTCAGAAACTGAAAGAGCACGCATCTATAGAGGTTAGTGTGTTGGTTTTTGTCTGTGTCTACTAAGTTAATTGCGAGGATGGACTTTTACCTTGATGTTCTAACCTAATGTGTTTCCCATGCAGATTAGCAAATCTGACGCAGAAATAATAAGATGTGTTTCAGAGGTGCAGCAATTGGAACTCAAGCTTGGACATGTTTCTGCCAATGATTATCGAGCAATACTTGTGCCTCTGGTGAAGGTGTACCTAAAGGTTTGTATACAAACTGCCCAATCATGTGCCGTTATTTCATCTTTCACTTAACtatatatttgtttgttttgaTCTGTTAGGCACTTTTGGAAGATTTGGCTGAGAAATATGCTAGGGAGAAATCTGACGCTGCAGGTGAAGCATTTTTGGCTGAACTTGCTCTTGATTCCAAGAAGATTGGCAAAGGGGGAAATGAGAGCACAAGACATGTGGAGAAGACAAAGGATAAGAAGAAGAATAAAGATCACAGAAAAACAAGAGATTTGAAGGTGTTCGTCATGCATGTTGAATTTGTTCATATATTTGGCCATTGTCTATGATAACTGATTAAAATTTCTCTCTCTTGCAGGCCACAAGTGGTTCTATGCATCCCTTGCTTCAGTCTACTACTCTTGAGTCAGTATACATTTACTTTGTTTTTCTGGGTATTCATTTTTGTTATACAATCTTCTAGAGACGATGTAACTTTTCTTAAAAATGTTTAGTTGCAGTTCTGATCTAGTATCACCTGATAGTGACTTTCAAGATCACGAGGTTATTTCCATGAATGATGGTGATTTGGAACACCACGAAGAGGAATTTAGACGAAAAATTGAGCTTGAAGAGGAGGAAAAAAAACTTGAAGAAACCTTGGAACTTCAACGGAGGATTGAAAATGAGGCCAAACAGAAGCACCTTGCCGAGCAACAGAAGAAATTATCTGGTACATGTGTAGAGGAAGTGTCAGACAAACTTCAAGGTTGCCAATTGAAGCCTGTTGTCGATGGCTCAGATGCGCAAGAATATGGAAGACTACCTATGCAGGTATAAATCCTCTTTTGGAATATCTTTTATACTGCATGTAAACATGTATAGTTTCTGGTTACTAATCTTCAAGGTACTATTGTATGGTTAATGGACCTATTAGGCAAACATACAAATTATAGAAAAGCACTTAAAGCCAAGAATCAGGTATAGCTGGAAAAACACCTGCTGAACTTGCAATTTTTTTTCCAGGAACAGTTGGGAAAGGAGAATGGATGCCCAAACAATCTGGACGTCGTGCTTATTACCGCAGCAAATGGTTCCATGGCGCCGACTAAATCTCTGGTCGATTCAGCTCCCCCCAAAATTAATCATTTACATCAGTCAAATGTTAAACAAGGTCAGTGGTGTCTCATAGtgctttatttatttatgtttttagTTGAGGTTCCtcactttaaaaaaaaaaacatttacAGAAGATATACTCAATGGAATTGGTCCAGAGAATGGTCTACCTTTGCCTGATCGGCGTGCAGGAAAAAAACACAAGCGGAATAAGAATTCGTCTAAAATGGTTGATGGAAAGTTGGAGTACGTCTCATTGGAGGAAAATGAGAATATTGAGGATAAACATACTGACTATCACATGAGAGAGCAGGCTAAGTTTCATAACAGTCAAGATGCCAAACATTGTAAGTTCTAATCTCTCTGAATTATTCTTTTCATGAAATACTGGGGTATGTTTATTATCAACTATTTAGGTTTTTATCAGATATATATGATATGATTCATACTAATTCTTTACAAAGATAGTGTTCGACTCAATTGGGTTTAATTGGCATGCACTATAAGATGGATCATGTATATATGTATATGAATGTAATGATAAATAAAGTTGAAATTGAATCAGGTTCTTGTTTGTGATACAGTTTCTTTCCATAAACTTGCTTTTATTTTTGGCATTTGGGTTATTTTTGGCATTTGGGTTATTTTGTACCCTAGTTATTTTATACCTGGATCACTTATACATTGTTTGGATTATAAATGTGTGAATGTACATGGTAGATTAACTGATAAATGCTGCTACAAAATATGATTTCAGATTGCCCTAGGCTTCCATCTTTTGGGCTAGGTATCATGGCCTTGTTTGATGTTAAATAGAATAGTATTTTGATTTCAGTTATACTTTCTCTAGCAACACTTGTTTAGATTATGGTTTTTCTCGGGCTTCCTTCTCTTGATAAAGAAGTTTTTGATCAATTCATACTTTTGTTCTATTCAATTAGATTCAAAATCTGCTTTGTGATATTTTAAGTTTCATTGCATCACTCTGTGCTTCTTTCCTCAAGAATTACGTCAATATTTAAGTTCAAACTTGTTTTGTTTATGCAGAAATCTTTTTCTGTTTTTGATTCTTGATGATACTTATGTTAAAATTTGTATAAAAGATGCCATTTTGGTAATGTATTTTCCAAAATATGAAAATTAATGTGCTGTGACTTAAATATACCATCAGTGTTGGAAAACAATGGAGTAAAGGTGATGAAAGAATTGCAAGTAGAAGATGAGGAGGAGGAAAGATTCCAAGCTGATCTTAAAATGGCTGTACGCCAAAGCCTAGGTATTATCTCAGTCCTTAAATACATATATAGACTGGTTGTTGTCATCTTATACTGCTAAGATGAGTTTTCTTATGCTTAATAACATATATCTTTTCCTTCAGTCAAAATTCACCTACTTTGAATGACCCAATAAAATGAAATGAAACCGTTTGAATGTTGATTTCTGTGAAAGTTTTCCTTAATCCTATCTGATTCCTTGGCCTGTTGCTTTCAGGGATAAATTTAAACCTATACAATTAATTAACATTGTAGGTTGTGGCCCGTAACTAATATAAATATCTGCCTGAGGTTCTTGTAATGAGTACTATCCATATTTTATAGGGAGGGCTTCGTTGGCTGCATAGTTGATTTTATGATTGGACGAATAATTGATAAAAACTTAAGATTATTTCCAGAAATAAGAAAACCAAGCTCCACACAATTATAGTTGGCCCCATctaaaatgtaaaataaaatatAACCAGATAGTAACAATGGAGATTCTGCTGCTGCTGAATACTTTGACTCGCCCCTACCTTTATTCTGTAGTGTTTTTCCCCCCTTTCCTCTGCCTAGTGCCTACTTATCCACTTCTATCTATTAGCATGTTTGTTTGAGATATCAAAGAACACATACAGAAAAAGAAATCAATTCAAATGCATTTTTTTATCAAAGCATCTCAACCCAAGCTTCAATCAAACAACAATTCTACCTGCAGTCCTGCCTAACGCCAAAACAGTTCTGGTAAAATACCAGATCTCCCTCCTCCACTTAACAAGTAACAACTGTCTATGTTGGTACTGCTCCCGAAATGAACTTTTCTTTTGGTACGTACTTTCTGTGTAACCTATGGAGATTTTGCCCTTTGTCTCCAATTATCTCATCTTTCCCTTCATTTACAATATGTGGCCATCATGTACAATTAACTCCCTCTTCACAAcctaatttttttttatatcaTACACGTGCAACAACAATTCAGCTTCTGCATAAGATATTAGAGGCTAAAATATATGCTTTAGTAATCAGTAGTTCATCCCTTGCTTCCCCCACCCCACACTTTTCATGAACTAAATTAAATTTTACCACAAGGAACTTACTTACTTTTACTTTAAAGTCCAAATGTTCTTGTGTGAGGTTTGTCATGTCATATGAAGTCATTTTTGAGCCTCTACCTCCCAGTTTAAGCTGTTGGAGTAGTTGGTTCTCGACAATGTCTATGCCATGGAATAAGCTTTCTGTGTTTCAGTTCAATTTTATCGTCAATTTCTTCTTGATTTGATAATTAGATTTTCATATCGTCTGCTTGTTGACAACATATGTGACCAAAGTGATACCAATTGTTCTCATAGATATTGATTCAGAACCCATGTTTATTGTTAACCTTAATGCTGCAAGCGTGCATTTGCCATTTATCTACACCTAAAATGTTTTACCCGCGATCCAAATGCTTATTAAACACCCTTCTTTTCTTTCTAATACATTTACCTATATATTTATTTACTATCCATTTGATGCTACTAAAAATCATTATAGCCATaattatttttagtttttttgATTCATGTCGTAGTTCTATTTCGTTACAAATTACTGGCAAAACTTGACATAACTAAATCCTGATAGTCATGTAAGATTTCCTGTTTCTGTTAAAGTGGCTATAATTACTCACTCATGCACCTTAAACATGGAGTTCTGGGTTCATCCTGTGATTGTCTAATCCTCTAGGATTCTTCTTGTCAGATACATATCAAGCACGCGGAAATTTGCCTTTGGTTTCAAGTTTGAGGATGCCACAGAGATCTTCCTCACCGGTAGACCGTTCAGGTCTTGCACCTTTGGAAGATTCAGCTCAGGACGTGAATGGAGCTAGTTTACTTGGTACAGGACTTATGAATGAAGTGGGGGAATATAATTGTTTCCTCAATGTTATTATTCAGGTAGGTATTCTGAAAGCCAATTTTTTCCAATATTTAATTATGTTAACTGCAGTTATATAAATTGCAGTACTTTTATATCATGATATATGACTTTCTACATTCTGAAAAGGATTTCTTGTCTCTGTATGACCTCAGTCTTTGTGGCATTTAAGCCGCTTTCGGGTGGAATTTCTTGGCAGATCAAGATCGGAGCATGCTCATGTGGGTAATCCCTGTGTTGTCTGTGCCTTGTATGAAATATTTACCGCTCTAGACCTTGCTTCAAAGGATTCAAGGAGAGAAGCAGTTGCACCTACTTCCCTGCGGATAGCTCTAAGCAACCTATATCCACAAAGTAACTTCTTCCAGGAGGTAACTTCATTGACAGAAAATGAATATAAGGTAGTTCTTCTGTTGACAATGTGATTAATGTATTGGCATTTGGCAGGCTCAGATGAATGATGCTTCTGAGGTACTGGCAGTAATATTTGACTGCCTTCATCGATCATTTACCCGTGGTTCAGGTGTTTCTGATGCAGAATCAGCGGAAAGCAACTACACGGGGTCTTGGGATTGTGCAGCTGATACTTGTATAGTACATTCACATTTTGGAATGAACATTTCTGAGCAGATGAACTGCTACCATTGTGGTCTTGAGTCCAGACATTTGAAGTATACTTCTTTCTTTCACAATATAAATGCCAATGCCCTTAGGACAATGAAGGTATCTTTAGGATTTTTTTTCACATCTAATCATATATAGTGTTTATGATTTTATGCTTCCAGGGGCATGAAAAAACAGTTATGCTTGTTATGTACATGTAGCTCAGTTACATCCCTTGGTCAATTTTCAGGCTATGTTTCCTGAGAGCTCCCTTGACAAGCTTTTGAATCTTGTGGAGAGAAACCATCAACTTGCGTGTGATCTAGAGGCTGATGGTTGTGGCAAGCTCAACCACATCCATCACTTTCTTTCAGCTCCGCCCCGTGTTTTTATGACAGGTATCTCTGTTGTTGTGTGTGGAGGTCAATTTTTGTTTTTGGTATGCTCTTTTATGCCCTTTCTCTTACATGTCTGGTATTCACAGTTCTAGGTTGGCAAAATACATGTGAGAGTGTTGATGACATAACTGCAACTCTGGCAGCCCTGAGTACCAAAATAGATATCAGTGTCCTTTATCGTGGTTTAAGTCCTAAAAGCACCCATAACTTGGTTTCAGTGGTATGTGTTAAAATGATGATATGCTTGGAACTTTTCTATTTATTATTAATTGTTTTTTCTTCCTGCTGTAAAAGATGAATTTGATTTACAGAAACAGACTGTAACATAAACATTTAGAGTTTGTTTGGTTCAACGGAGAGGGGGGATTTTAATTACATATATCTTTTGTTCAGAAGaggggagggggggggggggggggggggatttaATGTTATGTATGTTTGACTCACAAAGGAAGGGAAAGGATTTTCAAACTAATTTACCCTTTTAACTTTAAAACACAACTCatcattttaaaattattatCTTATAAAATAAATTCACTTGAAGAATACGAAAATATATATAGGTTTTCTTATTCATTATCGTCTGCATCATTTTTGGTCTAATTTGTGCCATTTAAACTTGTAGGTTTGCTACTATGGCCAGCATTATCATTGCTTTGCTTATAGTCACGACCACGGCCAATGGATTATGTATGATGACAAGACTGTTAAGGTGAGTTAAATATAATGGATAAATGAATATATGTTGTCATTCTTGTTGTGTTAAAATTTTCCCTTAAATGCCCAGGTAATTGGTGGATGGGCTGATGTTCTTACTATGTGTGAGAGAGGACATCTCCAGCCCCAGGTTCTCTTCTTTGAAGCTGTAAACTAGATTTCTGGTGGAATTCATAACATCATTTGCTGGACCAAAGAAAGTTTAATTTGACAAATTTCTGGTGAGGCCCTGTTTAGGCTGATGTGTTGCATTACACAGAAATGGTTTATAAGTTGCAAGTTTCACTGATGTCCAACAAGTTTTGGCGTACATATCTCGGGATATACAGTGTTTTAAATTTTGTGATACAGTTCATGATTTTAATAGGAACATATTTTCAGGGGGTGTGGGAGGGATGATGACGAATACATTTAGTATAAACTGGATGACTTGAAAGAAAGCCAAAAGTGGTGTTTGGCACTGAGCATTGCCCAACACAGTTGGTTCATTTTGAGAATATCAGATTCATTCATTGTATCCATCCAATAAGCAGGTTTTGGTATTATTAGAAGAACCTCAAGTTGACCAGCACAATCTGTAAGAAGATCTTAGGCTGTTTTAGATAAAAAATAATTGCCCATTATTGTTGGGTAACATATAGCAATTTGTGCGAGGGGAATTTCTTCTTCTGCTGTTGGGGAAATTTCCCTTCCACCCCCTTCCAACCCCCTAGTAGAAAAAAGATGATCTGTATAGTTCTTATTTGTTCCAACGTCAGCTTGTTGCAACTATGGTTGAGTATCGGATACTGATCTACTAGACAACTTCTCTACCTTTCATGATACTTGTGATGGAATGTGCTGCATGGCTGACTTTGTCACAGCAAATTAAGGAAATTTTATCCTTTGGATTCACAACACTGTACCTTCTTGTTTACTTTTTTTTGTAGGGTGGGGGAGAGGGTAGGATCTCCGTGAACTGAGTGTAAGTGAACTAATGATATCATGTTATAGTATAGTTGAAGGTATTAACCGTAGATTTGTGAGTGAAAAGCTGAAAGTTTTTGGCACAATTTTGTCCTACACTTTTTGGGAATAGCGTTAAATGAGATGGATGATATTATTATACTCTATTCTTCTATATATCGAATTTTTTATGCAAAATGTGTAAACATAGCCCCTATATTTGTAACCTATGCCCCCCTCTCAATTCAGACATAGGTTATTTTATATTCTTACACTAAAAAAACTAATTTAATGATAAAAAGGAATAATTTTTAATGAATTGAATACACCATTTTCTATATAATATTTACTATATCTGTTTTTTAACCTGTATTTTTAGAACATTTGTTAGcttttttcttttatatttttatgcTGAGGCTTTTGTTGCATGTTGTTTATTTATGTTCTTGTTTGATTTATATCAATAATGTTTTCTATGGCGTTTATTAAGTTCATCATACATTTGATAAAGATATTTTGATTTTGTTGTATAATATTGTTTTGAAGATGATGAACTTTCTCTATCTCACATATAAATGTTGGTATCCTAATTTGATTATTTATTGGTCACATATATAGGTTGGTATCGTAATTTGATTATTTATGTTAAGAGTCCCACgtcggacaatatatggcctgaacatgtgtttataagtggggacaATTCTCACTCTATCAAtcggttttgtagggttgagttaggtcaaaccacacattcttaatatggtatcagagtctcgtttaagatccggtgggccaTATACTATGATTTCCGCTATCGGGCCAtccaccatttatttccacgttccagatgtccagtcctgggcgtgagggggtgtgttaagagtttcacatcggacaatatatggtctgaacatgtgtttataagtggggataatcctcactctaccaaccggttttgtagggttgagttaggccaAATCACACATTCTTAATAATTTATTTAGAAATGTTTCATtaagttgatatgttattattttttGAATAGAGTCGAGATGATCACGTGTTAAACTATTGGTTGACGTGTGTTGGTGGAAATTTTCTATTAATGTGAGGAAAGTTTAAATGATGATGGGAGGTTAATGTAGGGTGGTTCTTAGGTAAGTGCATTTGTAACAGACTCGATTTCATTGCAAGCTAAATATTGACAAAGTTGCAAACTATTATTTTCTCATTCTCTGCCTTCCCTTTACCCAAATTAACCCATCATTCTCGCCATTCTCTTTGGGGTCCCAAGTGTAAATCTACActaaattaataattaataatttataTTATAACACTTCTAATATCCATGAATATCTAAGGCATATTCACTTTCATATTTCTCTTTTTCTATCTTTATTGAATCCCACACTAGCATTGTTGTGATTTTTTCATTTGTTTAACgtttttttggttttttttttctatttttactGAATTTTTGGAGAATTTCACAGATTTTTATTGGATTTATgtgtttttatgattttttggGGATTTTTCTGCGTTTTAATGGTTTTTTAAAAATTTATTGGATTTAGAATTATTGGATTATTgtaataaattataaaaaatttcaaaattctATATTTTTATCGGATTTTTCTAATACACtaataaaattttcaaaaatctAAGAAATTTTTGTTAGATTTTTAAAAAAGTCTGAGTTTTTATcagatttaaaaaaaaaaatataaatttttattagattttttattaattttctttttaaatttatgagttttatcaattttttttaaaatctaacCGTTTTCaccaaaattttcaaaacatttgGTATTATGTCAAATATTTTGtaaaatttgatattttaatgGATTTTTTTGAACAattattttatgagattttttgAAAAATCCTATAAcgttaatttttttttattaaaaatgaaCTAGCTGATTTTTCAAAAAATCCAGAAAATTATAAAACATATTCAATTTATGAAAAAATTCAATAAAAAGACATCAGATTTTTTAAAATATACTATTGGATTTTTTAAATTGTGAGAGTGACATGataattgtttttttaaatttaataGGGTATTAAGCTTCAAATTTTGGTATAATGTCAAGCGAAAAATTGGATAAAACACTATCTTGCACGATCTTCTTCTTCATGCCCAAACCACGCTTCATTTTCAAAACccttaaaaaatatttttcattcTTAATCAACTTTTTAACATCAAAATATCATTCTTGTATTTCATTATATCAAAGGGAGCAAAAGAAGCTGAAATTGTCGGTAAAGTTCGTTCATTTCATCTCATATTACTTGCACTAGAATGAATACATATTCCTATCTTGCATATGTGTATTTCAATGGCGCAAATCCCCCATTTTAGTTTAGGTTCTCCGAGGACATACTTCTCATCAATATGAAAATCAAACTGAAAACTCTTATACGATATTCAGAAAATCGGAGATTTGTCAAACTCGAGTATCCTTCACTCTCGATTAACAACAAAGACAAGATACGTTTCAccataatatttattttgatgttaatttatgttgtttttcTATTATTCTGTCATTGTTCCTTATTGTTTATGGTTTGAATTAATAAGACATGTTTTGGAGATCCATCTCTAGAATATTAAGGATTGATACAAAGATGCATCTCAAGATTAATCAAATACGCAAAATAAGGTGCCTCATCAATTTGCGTTGAGAAATGTGTATAAAAGATGCATTCGCAGATGCATCTTCAGACGCTATGGACAATTGTGACTTTTCACGATGTTAGGAGAATACATATGAGAGTGGAAAAAGTAATTCCCTTACATTTATGCACATTTCTTCGGTTTCCCATATTTTTCTTTGCCCTAATTTCTTCTCCAACTTGCTTTAATGAATAATAATCTCAATTTTAATTTCAGAACAAATTTGACATATTCTTGTTACCATCCTAAGAATTCCTCCCTGATTCTTGTCTCTCCCTCGCTCGATAGCAAGCACTATAAGTCATGAGATTATCAGATGAAGATGACGATGATCTTTAAAAATGAGCTTAAATACTTGATGGAACATTCACACAATCTGCATATACACGTGTCTTCAACAATCCTTAGGGTGTAATAACATAATCCTTTCTCGATCATAATGTTATATTATGTGGACCGataatgtaaaataaattttCTTAAAGGCGGTGTCTTCAAGATTTATGACACTCAAAACAACATTATACCTTGATATTTTTAGGGTCGGTTTGTTTTAcctttaaaaaaataatttttttatttatattttcaaaaaatatttttataaaaatatttttctcaTTATCTATCATATAAGAAAATCTTATATTCTGGAAATTCCATTTTGTCGCTTTTGCTGATGTGTCACTAAACCATCCATCATTCTTTCAATTCCTTTTTTTCTTGGCACGATCATCACATCTTCTTACATGAGAtgaattttcaaaattttcttttCTGCAACAGACCTACCTCCTGCTACCTAGAGAAAACTATGATTTTCTATACCCTACATTTCCATTCCCCGAAACTTCATATCTATTTTCTCTCCGACCGAGATCATCTTCACCTTTGCTTCCCTTTCTCTTTAGCAACTTTTTTCTCTCTTCCGCGTCTGGTTTCCTTCGCCCATTCTTTCTGATTTGTACATCCAAAAACATTAAACCATGTCTACCTATGCCATCAACTTCAACCTCCAAATCTTCAAATTCGCCGAAACCTTATCTTTTCACATCCACGTTTCTTCTTTCAGACTAAGGATGTTTTATGGAAGCCTTCAGAGATGGATGATTCATTTTAATACTTGCAAGGATCTCTAAAAAAATATCCAGATCCACAATCAATTTTTATTGTCGTAGTCGAACTTCTAAAATTCATGTTGAAAATGTGATCAAGGTGTTACTTCAAATGATATGTAAACATTCTATGAAGCGTTTAGGGTTCAATTTATGTTTTTTGATTTAGAGGTTCAGTTTCAGTTTATGCTTTTTGATTTTATGGGTTCAATTTATGCATTTTGATTTTAATGGTTCAGTTTATGTGTTTTGATTTTATGGGTTTCAATGAATAATCATGCTTTTTGGATCTTGTATTTTGAATCTTGATTTTTAATGTTTAGGTTTTAATTTATGCATTTTCAATCTTGCATTTTATAGTTTGATTACGTGAATCTAAGTTTTTGCTCTTATTTTGCAGTAAATATGTATGAGATTTGAAGCTGAAAAAATTGAAAAGGTGTGGGGTTGTTAAGGGTCTGTTTGAAACACTTTTCAATTTTAGTtcttaaaatttgtttttcaaaactatttttaaaaactatttttaagatgaaaattaataaaaaaattgtttggtaaactaatttttaaaaactgttgtaaaatatgaaaatggaaaaacttgtttgataatctaattttttaatagtattttaagaagaaaaaaaaatgcATATTTTGTCATCTacttttaaaatttatttattgtataaaatattacaaacttaagaaaaTTAATTGATATTGGTCAGAATACAAATAATTGGgttaaatcaatttttaattttacaaatcACATAACACTTGTTTGATGaatatttttctttatttttttaattattatttttaataacgtttctcttaaaaaaaatagaaattaattatttttaataacTTTGATAATTTTGAATAgtttaaaaattttaaaaatatataaagtTGTAATAATGTGATATAAAGTATGGAGGAGAAAACATTGtgttaaaaaattaaataataaaacaaacaaaaaatt includes:
- the LOC127073853 gene encoding uncharacterized protein LOC127073853 isoform X1, with amino-acid sequence MGHKKRNSAPRSKLSPAASPVAQSPIGGAAKGSTSPDPDVTNVFDQNLTNPSKNELVPFQSEGSDFSAIKVECERALTTFRRGNHNRAMKLMKELCLKEEGSPYSAFVYRIHGFICFKVASIITDCSAKQRHLKHAVESARRAVELSPNSIEYAHFHATVILEAATEGKDYEDVVHECERGLAIESPNDPAKETLQDESEQKVSSLEDRILHVQAELRQLIQKSNIASLSSWMKNLGNGEERFRLIPIRRASEDPMEVRLVQARRPNEIKKVTKTPEERRKEIEVRVAAARLLQQKSEAPQSPNEGERDDRALDLSSGSSQRTGERRRHMRKNGSTAERRKWVLSYWDSVSMDVKKDCLRIKISDIISHFGSTKETLPKDVLSEALFYAEANKTWKFWVCGICTEIFSNQEGHRQHVMQAHLQTLSPKMQRILPQHVDNEWLEMILNCSWKPLDVSAAVKMLIYKANLKGSSLPEDYLAEGYNDCFKDSTSSYHEKESLGYSFDNCTTERSKYYKIAESNAREGIEDQQYVANPVTYSWPVSDDKECAKLLEKIHGVFEILIRHKCIAASHLHKVIQFSMGELQGLAAGSELLKHDVDHTPMCICFLGASQLKKILQFLQEMSHACGLGRYADKSSSPKNDLHDISQGPEIREKIVLNGDASCLLLDESLLLTQFTPGTAQESVFEDMVTPSSPDGISDSSGAFLSWLYSSRSIGDQLSTWIRTKEDKICQGQEMVRTLDKEFYQLHSLCQKKCDRLAYEEALQTIEDLCLEEGKKRGDVGEFVQRSYESVLKRRREEIAESENEMAYTGNRFEIECISNVLQEAEAMNVNNQYCCDETYPGVTSQICDLESGENDEWRMKDCLHQMDGCVEIAIQKLKEHASIEISKSDAEIIRCVSEVQQLELKLGHVSANDYRAILVPLVKVYLKALLEDLAEKYAREKSDAAGEAFLAELALDSKKIGKGGNESTRHVEKTKDKKKNKDHRKTRDLKATSGSMHPLLQSTTLDCSSDLVSPDSDFQDHEVISMNDGDLEHHEEEFRRKIELEEEEKKLEETLELQRRIENEAKQKHLAEQQKKLSGTCVEEVSDKLQGCQLKPVVDGSDAQEYGRLPMQEQLGKENGCPNNLDVVLITAANGSMAPTKSLVDSAPPKINHLHQSNVKQEDILNGIGPENGLPLPDRRAGKKHKRNKNSSKMVDGKLEYVSLEENENIEDKHTDYHMREQAKFHNSQDAKHLLENNGVKVMKELQVEDEEEERFQADLKMAVRQSLDTYQARGNLPLVSSLRMPQRSSSPVDRSGLAPLEDSAQDVNGASLLGTGLMNEVGEYNCFLNVIIQSLWHLSRFRVEFLGRSRSEHAHVGNPCVVCALYEIFTALDLASKDSRREAVAPTSLRIALSNLYPQSNFFQEAQMNDASEVLAVIFDCLHRSFTRGSGVSDAESAESNYTGSWDCAADTCIVHSHFGMNISEQMNCYHCGLESRHLKYTSFFHNINANALRTMKAMFPESSLDKLLNLVERNHQLACDLEADGCGKLNHIHHFLSAPPRVFMTVLGWQNTCESVDDITATLAALSTKIDISVLYRGLSPKSTHNLVSVVCYYGQHYHCFAYSHDHGQWIMYDDKTVKVIGGWADVLTMCERGHLQPQVLFFEAVN